ggagggtctgAGGGCAGACGGGGCGGTGAGGGAGAGTCTGAGGGCGGTGAGGGAGGGTCTGAGGGCGGTGAGGGGTGGAGGTGAGGGAGGGTCTGAGGGCACACGGGGTGAGGGAGGGTCTGAGGgcagtgaggggtgagggtgagggagggtctGAGGGCAGACGGGGTGAGGGAGGGTCTGAGGGCaatgagggggtgagggaggatCTGAGGGCAGTGAGAGGTGGGGATGAGGGAGGGTTTGAGGGCAGTGAGGGCGTGGAGGTGAGGGAGCGTCTGAAGGCAGTGAGGGGGTGGAGGTGAGGGAGGGTTTGAAGGCAGTGAGGGGGTAGAGGTGAGGGAGGGTTTGAAGGCAGTGAGGGGGTAGAGGTAAGGGAGCGTCTGAAGGCAGTGAGGGGGGGTTTGAGGGCAGTGAGGGGGTGGAGGTAAGGAAGGGTCTGAGGGCATTGAGGGAGGGTCTGAGGGCGGTAAGGGGCTGAGGGTGAGGTTGGGTCTGAAGGCTGtgaggggttgggggagggtgTGAGGACAGTGAGTAGGTGAGGGAGGGTCTGAGGGCAGTGAGGGGGTGGAGGTGAGGGAGGGTTTGAGGGCAGTGAGGGGGTGGAGGTGAGGGAGCGTCTGAAGGCAGTGAGGGGGTGAAGGTGAGGGAGGGTTTGAGGGCAGTGAGGGGGTGGAGGTGAGGGAGCGTCTGAAGGCAGTGAGAGGGTGGAGGTGAGGGAGGGTTTGAGGGCAGTGAGGGGGTGGAGGTAAGGGAGGGTCTGAGGGCATTGAGGGAGGGTCTGAGGGCGGTAAGGGGCTGAGGGTGACGACGGGTCTTAAGGCTGtgaggggttgggggagggtgTGAGGACAGTGAGTAGGTGAGGGAGGGTTTGAGGGTAGTGAGGTGGTGAGGGTGAGGGATTCCCAAAGTACTGCCTTTGATAGGAGAGACGGAGATGGTGTGACAGGTTTGGAATCCAGTGCAGGGGGAAGCTCAGccacctcccctttcccctcccacccccactgccacTAATGCCCATCTCTTTTTGCCCAGATTTTTCCCGATCCCTCGGACTTTGAGCACTGTTACAAGCTGAAAGACCGCCTCCCATCCATCGTGGTTGAACCGAGCGAAGGAGAGGTGGAGAGTGGGGAGCTGCGATGGCCACCAGCCGAGCTGGTGGTCACTGAGGAACAGGGCCAGAAAGCCTGCGAAGAGAGTGAGGCCCGGGCCTGCGATGAGAGTGAGGCCCGGGCCTGCGATGAGAGTGAGGCCCGGGCCTGCGATGAGAGTGAGGCCCGGGCCTGCGATGAGAGTGAGGCCCGGGCCTGCGATGAGAGTGAGGCCCGGGCCTGCGATGAGAGTGAGGCCCGGGCCTGCGATGAGAGTGAGGCCCGGGCCTGCGAAGAGAGTGAGGCCCGGGCCTGCGATGAGAGTGAGGCCCGGGCCTGCGATGAGAGTGAGGCCCGGGCCTGCGATGAGAGTGAGGCCCGGGCCTGCGATGAGAGTGAGGCCCGGGCCTGCGAAGAGAGTGAGGCCCGGGCCTGCGAAGAGAGTGAGGCCCGGGCCTGCGAAGAGAGTGAGGCCCGGGCCAGCAGGCAGCAGTAACTGGACCCTCAGCAACAATAAACTAACTGACTGAGTATGGTGGGGACAAGAGGACAAAGATCTTCCCATTAGGAACCACATCTGGCAGAAGGACTACACTGGATACCTGGCCAGGCCTGGCCTGGCTCATCCTGGCCGGCTGTTTCTGGATGTTACACGTGATCCCGGACTCCATGGGCCTGGTGGGCGGCAGGGTTGTCCATGTGGAGTTGAGGAAGAGATTGCGTCTTCCTTTGCAGAGATTTGGGTCCATCACCTCTTCCTCATCCTCTCGTACTGAACTGTTAGATGCGACATGAGATTTGAGGTTAGCCTGCCACTGTATATCCTGTGACAGTTGGCACACATCCCATAAACTGTACGTGACGATGCCCTGCCATTCGCAATAAAGCTAGAAGTGGTTTGGCCGTCTGCgggctcacccctcccccccacccccccccccgcccagtgaTTTCCGGGACCATACCAGTGAGGCTcggagggaggggagatgtttgCCTGGGTGACTCgacctgggtgtcactgtgtatctttaTTTTATATCCATgcccaggatgtgggtgtcactagccaggccagcatttattgcccatccctgattgcccttgagaaggtggtggtgagctgccttcttgaaccgctgcagtccatgtggggtaggtacactcacagtgctgttaggaagggagttccagcacctACCgtcagtgtggggggagagagttccagcacCTACCgtcagtgtggggggagagagttccagcctTCCAgcattccccacccacccccgtccccctccccaaGCCAGAGTGTGAAAATGTTTTCATTCCTGAAGGACCTGGGT
This genomic stretch from Heterodontus francisci isolate sHetFra1 unplaced genomic scaffold, sHetFra1.hap1 HAP1_SCAFFOLD_461, whole genome shotgun sequence harbors:
- the LOC137359609 gene encoding S-antigen protein-like, with protein sequence MAGVLSVSSIDGLGLSPSKDRLCFQIFPDPSDFEHCYKLKDRLPSIVVEPSEGEVESGELRWPPAELVVTEEQGQKACEESEARACDESEARACDESEARACDESEARACDESEARACDESEARACDESEARACDESEARACEESEARACDESEARACDESEARACDESEARACDESEARACEESEARACEESEARACEESEARASRQQ